TCCGACAAAAATAGAGTATTTTTGCAAGGTAATAGACGAAAAGAATGGAAGAAAATTTCAATATGGTTGCCAAAACTTTATTTGGCTTTGAAGAGTTACTATCAAAAGAGCTTAGACAACTTGGCGCACAGAACATTAAAATAGGTGTGCGTAATGTTAGTTTTTCTGGTGACAAAGGGTTTATGTATAAAGCAAATTTAGCTTTACGAACAGCCACTAAAATATTAAAACCAATACATAGTTTTAGGATTAAAACTGAGCAAGATTTATACGATCAAGTTTACAAAATGGACTGGACGCCTTATTTAAAGCCTACAGGTACTTTAGCAGTAGATGCAACAATAAACTCGACCGTTTTTACACACTCGTTATATATTGCTCAAAAAACTAAAGATGCTATTGTAGATAGATTTAGAGATGATTCAGGAGAGCGTCCAAGTGTGGATTTAAAATTTCCGGATGTAAAAATTAATGTTCATATAGATAGAGAACAATGTAATATCTCGTTAGATTCTTCTGGAGATTCCCTACACAAACGTGGTTACAAATTAGCAACTAACATTGCACCAATTAACGAAGTTTTAGCAGCAGGAATTATTATGTTGTCAGGTTGGGACGGACAATCAGATTTAATAGATCCTATGTGTGGTAGTGGTACCATTTTAGCTGAAGCAGCAATGATTGCATGTAACATACCACCAAATTTAATGCGAAAAGAATTTGCTTTTGAGCGTTGGAACGATTGGGATGTTGATTTATTTGAAAAAATAGAGGAATCGTTAATTAAAAAAACTAGAGATTTTCATCATAAAATAATTGGTTACGATAAGTCTCCAAGTGCAGTAGCTAAAGCTAAAGAAAACATTGCAAATGCACATTTAGAAGATTTTATAACCATACAACACGAGGACTTTTTTAAGACCCAAAGGGGAGGAGAGGCTAAACTGCATATGGTATTTAATCCGCCTTATGGAGAGCGTTTAGATATAGAAATGGAAAGTTTTTATAAAAACATTGGAGATACTTTAAAACAAAATTATCCTAATACCAATGCTTGGT
The genomic region above belongs to Olleya sp. Hel_I_94 and contains:
- a CDS encoding class I SAM-dependent RNA methyltransferase, with product MEENFNMVAKTLFGFEELLSKELRQLGAQNIKIGVRNVSFSGDKGFMYKANLALRTATKILKPIHSFRIKTEQDLYDQVYKMDWTPYLKPTGTLAVDATINSTVFTHSLYIAQKTKDAIVDRFRDDSGERPSVDLKFPDVKINVHIDREQCNISLDSSGDSLHKRGYKLATNIAPINEVLAAGIIMLSGWDGQSDLIDPMCGSGTILAEAAMIACNIPPNLMRKEFAFERWNDWDVDLFEKIEESLIKKTRDFHHKIIGYDKSPSAVAKAKENIANAHLEDFITIQHEDFFKTQRGGEAKLHMVFNPPYGERLDIEMESFYKNIGDTLKQNYPNTNAWFITSNLDALKHVGLRPSRKIHLMNAMLDSRLVKYEIYAGSKKGKYMDKD